The genomic interval ATTCTCCGGCCCCCTTCCCCGGTAGGCATCAATGAACGTAGCCGCTGCCTCGGGCTCAAACTCCGGCAGGCGCAGCTTTTGGGTCCAGGCGGTGAGCACCACTTCCTGGCCCAAACCGGGGTGGGGCACCACCACCAGGCCATCCCAATAGCCCGGAAATTCTCGGGCCCAGGCGGTGAGGGTATCCACGGCCCGCTGGCCGGGCTGGTCGATGTAGATCACGATGTTGCCGTGCTCCAGGGAATGCACCAATTCCTCTAGCCGCTGGGGCTGGCCGTAGACGCCGGGCAGCACGGGGTTGGGGTCGTGGGGGCCGGAGGTGGGGAAGTCGGTGTCGTAGTTGACGGGCTGGCCGGGGGCGACGTGGGCCTGCCCCTGGTCAGGGAAGGTTTGAACGTTGGCCATCGCCGCCTCTCCAGTAGTGGTGTTGGGCTCAAAGGCCACCGTTTGGGGCCGGTTGCGGTACCACAGCCCCCCAATCAAGGCGACCATCAGCACGGCGATACCTACAGGCCCCAGCAAAAATGACAGGGGGTTGGGGGCATCGCCCCGGCGGCGGCGCTTGGTGCGGGTAGACTCGGTCATGTTTTCGGCAGGGCTAGAGTAACTGCAACGACAGCTTAACAATTGTCCTTAATCAGTGTAGCAATGCAGCTTAAAGGGCCGGGTGCCGGAAAAATGCCCTTTCTCTTGCAATTCCTTTCAGTCGGCACGGGGGCTAGGATAGGGGATAAACCTGTTCTAATACATCAAAACGTCATACATCAAAACGTCCGGTTGTCTACTCTCGCGCAAGCCAGAGAACGTCTGCTGCTCGATGCTAGACCAGCGATCGCCAGTGCCGATCCCGCTTTTGATCCCTATCCCGTACAGCAACTATGGACATGAGCGCGGCCCATCAGAGCGGTGATGGCTTCAACGCCATCCCCTTTACCTTCTAGTTGGCTATAAGGTTTAAAGTGAAGATATCCTTGCTTTTTACAGAGAGGGTTGGCTATGGCTGTGGCAACGCGGTTGAAGATTGGCGATGTGGCCAAGCAAACCGGCATTGCGGTGGGAGCGCTGCGCTACTACGAAAGCCTGGGGCTGCTGAGTTCTGAACGGGGCGATAACGGCTATCGCTACTACTCCCCCGAGGCCGTTCATCAGGTGCAGTTCATCAAAAAAGCCCAGGCCCTGGGGTTCTCCCTAGACGAAGTGGGAGACGTATTAAATGTGCACCAGCGGGGCGATGTGCCCTGCGAGTTTGTGCGATCGCTGCTGCAAGCCAAAATTCAGCAGCTGGAAACCCAGATTCAGCAGATGACAGCGTTTAAGGCCGATCTGGAGCAGTACCGCGATCGCTGGGCCGAGACGCACCCACGCCCGCAGCCGGGGGATATTTGTCCGCTGATCGAAACCGTGGCGTTGGCGGAGTGAGGGTGTTGGGTATTGGGTGGCGGGTGACGGGTATCGGGGGTATACGGTGCACGGTGTACGGTTCAAGGTTTGCCACAAACCGTATACCTGAAACCCAAAGCCTGACACCTAACACCCCAAAAATCCCCCATCCCCCCTGAGCTACAATAGTTCACTGGACTGTACCCAGAACCCACGTATTGGCCATGGCAAAGATAGTAGTCGGGCTTTCCGGCGGCGTAGATAGTTCGGTAGCGGCGGCCACCCTGCACCAGCAGGGCTACGACGTGGTGGGCCTCACCCTGTGGCTGATGAAGG from Leptolyngbya sp. KIOST-1 carries:
- a CDS encoding DUF3105 domain-containing protein: MTESTRTKRRRRGDAPNPLSFLLGPVGIAVLMVALIGGLWYRNRPQTVAFEPNTTTGEAAMANVQTFPDQGQAHVAPGQPVNYDTDFPTSGPHDPNPVLPGVYGQPQRLEELVHSLEHGNIVIYIDQPGQRAVDTLTAWAREFPGYWDGLVVVPHPGLGQEVVLTAWTQKLRLPEFEPEAAATFIDAYRGRGPENPVR
- a CDS encoding heavy metal-responsive transcriptional regulator, giving the protein MAVATRLKIGDVAKQTGIAVGALRYYESLGLLSSERGDNGYRYYSPEAVHQVQFIKKAQALGFSLDEVGDVLNVHQRGDVPCEFVRSLLQAKIQQLETQIQQMTAFKADLEQYRDRWAETHPRPQPGDICPLIETVALAE